The following proteins come from a genomic window of Gossypium raimondii isolate GPD5lz chromosome 5, ASM2569854v1, whole genome shotgun sequence:
- the LOC105770103 gene encoding probable inactive receptor kinase At5g10020: MQRFSSVILLFLVVTALAQSDFEALLELKKGIEKDPSGKVIDSWDSKSLASDGCPRNWFGITCNEGHVTAITLNGLGLVGNFSFPVIVGLKLLRNLSISSNQLTGTISNIGSIRSLQFLDLSVNAFHGVIPSGIANLKDLVLLNLSSNSFDGTFPSGFSNLKRLKYLDLRSNVFSGDIMKLLSQLQSAVHVDLSSNQLSGSLDLGLGTSHFISSIQYLNISQNLLVGELFAHDGMPYFDSLEVLDASNNQLVGTIPTFNFIVSLRILRLGSNRLSGSLPEALLQESSMILSELDLSLNQLEGPVGSITSTTLKKLNISSNKLSGSLPYRIGHCAVIDLSNNLLSGDLSRIQGWGNYVEVIELSSNSLTGTLPDKTSEFLRLTAFKVCNNSLQGVLPSILATYPELKIVDLSVNRLNGSLLPSFFMSTKLTDLNLSGNNFTGSIPLQDIKNLPSVSSAGNLSLLTLDLSHNSLTGNLPPEIAKFHNLEILNLSDNKLEGSIPDGLPNELKGFNVSLNNFSGAIPNNLRGFPDSSFHPGNSLLKFGSFPLSPKGSSDLNLKPHRSQIKPVTRIILIVGLVGGAAIIALVCVMIYYRNNWQETRSEGLKRNVGKETVCQGEYSLSHTSVPYRSKDTSSSSFSFRQELLSSSKKSSAFDHGNSSFILNDPKYLGHLESTRRDEGLASPMSILSSSNASPSKAEFPFESSSALKVRSPDKLAGDLHLFDGSLALTADELSRAPAEVIGRSCHGTLYKATLDSGNVLAIKWLKEGIAKGKKEFAREVKKLGYIKHPNLVSLQGYYWGPKEHEKLIISNYVNARCLAFYLQETEPRKLPPLSLDERLRVAIDVARCLSYLHNERAIPHGNLKSTNILLETPNLTARLTDYSLHRILTSAGTAEQVLNAGALGYRPPEFASSSKPCPSLKSDVYAFGVILMELLTGKSSGEIVSGSTGMVDLTDWVRLLASENRADDCFDPMILEKDNMEQTHRTLDAMLQVALRCILPAQERPDMKSVYEDLSVIVLQKSKQKGF, from the exons ATGCAGAGATTCAGTTCAGTAATTTTGTTGTTTCTGGTAGTGACTGCATTAGCACAATCTGATTTTGAAGCACTCTTAGAGCTCAAGAAGGGCATAGAGAAAGACCCTTCTGGTAAAGTCATCGATTCATGGGACTCTAAGTCCTTGGCATCTGATGGGTGTCCTCGGAATTGGTTTGGCATCACCTGTAATGAAGGCCATGTGACTGCAATCACCCTAAACGGCTTGGGTTTGGTTGGAAACTTCAGTTTCCCTGTCATTGTTGGTCTTAAATTGCTTAGAAATTTGTCCATCTCAAGCAACCAGTTGACAGGGACCATCTCAAACATAGGTTCAATTCGTTCACTCCAATTTTTGGACCTCTCGGTTAATGCTTTTCATGGGGTTATACCATCAGGCATTGCCAATTTAAAAGATTTGGTTCTTCTGAATCTTTCTTCAAATAGTTTTGATGGCACATTTCCCTCTGGGTTTAGCAATCTTAAGAGGTTGAAATACTTAGATTTACGATCTAATGTCTTTTCTGGGGATATCATGAAACTTTTGTCCCAATTGCAAAGTGCGGTGCATGTGGATTTGAGCAGCAATCAGTTATCTGGTTCACTGGACTTGGGACTTGGaacctcccattttatttcttcaattcagTATTTAAATATAAGCCAGAATTTGTTGGTTGGAGAGCTCTTTGCTCATGATGGAATGCCGTACTTTGACAGTTTAGAAGTGTTGGATGCTAGTAATAATCAGTTAGTGGGAACCATACCTACCTTCAATTTCATAGTCTCTTTGAGGATTCTTCGGCTTGGGAGCAACCGCTTGTCAGGATCACTACCAGAAGCTCTTTTGCAAGAAAGCTCCATGATCTTATCTGAACTTGACCTCAGCCTTAATCAACTCGAAG GGCCGGTGGGGAGTATAACCTCAACAACGCTAAAGAAGCTCAACATATCATCAAACAAACTCTCAGGGTCCTTGCCTTATAGGATAGGGCACTGTGCTGTCATAGATCTCAGTAACAACCTGCTCTCAGGGGACTTGTCCAGAATCCAAGGTTGGGGGAATTATGTGGAAGTTATTGAATTGAGTTCAAACTCACTAACCGGGACCTTGCCGGACAAAACTTCTGAGTTTTTAAGGTTGACTGCCTTCAAGGTCTGTAACAATTCATTACAAGGTGTTCTCCCATCAATTTTAGCTACATACCCGGAATTGAAGATCGTCGATCTTAGTGTCAACCGCCTTAACGGATCTCTCCTTCCAAGCTTCTTCATGTCAACAAAGTTGACTGATCTCAATCTCTCAGGCAATAACTTTACTGGTTCGATACCTCTTCAGGACATAAAGAACCTGCCTTCTGTAAGTTCTGCTGGAAATTTGAGCCTGTTGACTCTTGATCTGTCTCATAACTCATTAACTGGCAACTTGCCCCCCGAAATCGCCAAGTTCCATAACCTGGAAATTCTTAACCTATCCGATAACAAACTTGAGGGCAGCATCCCTGATGGTCTTCCTAATGAACTGAAAGGATTCAATGTGTCTCTTAATAATTTCTCTGGTGCTATACCCAACAACTTGAGGGGGTTTCCTGATTCATCATTCCATCCAGGAAACTCCTTATTGAAATTTGGTTCTTTTCCATTGTCACCGAAAGGTTCTTCCGACCTGAATTTGAAGCCTCACAGGTCTCAGATAAAACCTGTCACCAGAATTATCTTGATTGTCGGCTTGGTTGGCGGTGCTGCTATAATAGCTCTTGTGTGTGTAATGATTTACTATAGGAACAACTGGCAGGAAACTAGGAGTGAGGGTTTGAAAAGAAATGTTGGTAAAGAAACCGTATGTCAAGGAGAGTATTCCCTTTCTCATACATCAGTACCTTACAGAAGCAAGGATACATCATCTTCCTCATTTAGCTTTCGCCAAGAACTTTTGTCATCGTCCAAAAAGAGCTCTGCATTTGATCATGGGAACAGTTCATTCATTTTAAATGACCCAAAATATCTTGGTCACCTTGAGTCCACGAGAAGAGATGAAGGATTGGCTTCACCAATGTCCATCTTGTCATCTTCAAATGCATCTCCATCTAAAGCTGAATTTCCATTTGAGAGTTCCAGTGCACTAAAGGTTCGTTCTCCTGATAAACTAGCTGGGGATCTGCATCTCTTTGATGGATCTCTGGCGTTGACAGCAGACGAACTTTCACGTGCTCCGGCTGAAGTTATTGGAAGGAGTTGCCATGGGACATTGTATAAAGCCACACTTGACTCGGGTAACGTATTGGCTATCAAATGGTTAAAGGAAGGGATAGCAAAAGGTAAAAAGGAATTCGCAAGGGAGGTAAAGAAACTCGGGTACATCAAACACCCAAACTTAGTTTCTCTTCAGGGTTATTACTGGGGTCCCAAGGAGCATGAGAAGTTGatcatatcaaattatgtaaatgcACGATGTTTGGCCTTCTATCTTCAAG AGACAGAGCCAAGAAAATTGCCACCCTTGTCCCTGGACGAACGGCTTAGGGTTGCTATAGATGTGGCTCGGTGTCTGAGCTACCTACACAATGAGAGAGCAATACCCCATGGCAACCTTAAGTCAACAAACATTTTACTAGAAACTCCTAATTTGACTGCACGCCTCACTGATTACAGTCTCCATCGGATACTGACATCAGCTGGCACAGCTGAACAAGTTCTGAATGCAGGTGCCCTTGGCTATCGGCCCCCTGAGTTTGCTAGCTCAAGTAAACCATGTCCATCCTTGAAAAGTGATGTGTATGCCTTTGGGGTCATATTGATGGAGCTTCTAACTGGAAAAAGTTCAGGAGAGATAGTTTCGGGGAGCACAGGTATGGTTGATCTAACCGACTGGGTGAGGTTGTTAGCATCGGAAAACCGTGCCGATGACTGCTTTGATCCTATGATATTGGAAAAGGATAACATGGAACAAACACATAGAACACTCGACGCCATGCTACAAGTGGCACTGAGATGCATCCTACCGGCTCAAGAGAGACCCGATATGAAATCAGTTTACGAAGATCTCTCGGTAATTGTGTTACAGAAAAGTAAACAAAAGGGGTTCTAA